The DNA region CATCTTCATCCCGCTGTTGTTAGAAGTCCACGTGTCGAAGAAAGGGTCCGCGTGATACTTCTCACCGATCAGAAACGTCTTCGACGAGCCATCGGTGATGTTCCGCATCCTGATAGGCTTAAGATTCTGATGGTTCTGCACCAGGCTGTGCGGTGCTTTCAGGGTGGCATCGGGCCCCGTCAAGAAATAGACGCCGTTGGGCTTGATCGCGAACTGCGAGTTCTTGAGGTAGTAGGAACCGGTGCCGTAGTTGCCCGCGTAGCTTGTGGGTGAGTAGTAGCCCGGCGCGTTCCCGGAAGCGCTGCCGGAGGGAAATGCCGATGGCGCGGTCCGAAACTGAATCAGCTTGGACTCAAACTGGTCGGACGGGCAGACAAGGACTCCGATCTCGGTCGCCGCCAACGAGATCGCTGGGTCGTTGGAAACATTCGCGAGAGAGGTCTCAAAATCCCACCGCGAGTAGACCGTCTGCTCTTCGAGGTAGGGGAGCAGCTCGATCAAGAACGTGCTCTTTGTGTAGTTGTTCGTCGGCCGCATCTCTTGACCGATCGGGAATGAGCCGGCCGTGTCGTGGTGGTTGATCGACGCAAGCCCCAACTGCTTGAGTTGGCTCAGGCACTGGGTGCGCCGAGCTGCTTCGCGGGCGCTCTGCACGGCCGGCAACAGCAACGCCACGAGGATGCCGATAATGGCGATGACGACAAGCAACTCAACCAGAGTGAAGCCTTGTCGAGATCGCCACGCCGTGAGCGTGGATGTCATAGAAACTCGGAAGATCTAAGGTACACTGAGCAACCGCACAATCGAACTGGGCGGGGCGCCAGAGCGGGGCTCGCGAAGCTCATCGTCTAGGTGGGAACGCTACGATCCAGGTGGGACAACCATGCAGCCTCACTCCAAAGACGCCGCCGCGTCTCGTGGCCTTGCAAGCAATGCACTCTCCGGCAGCCTGCGTCGCCACCTAGGAGGTTACCTGTCTCCTGCCTGAAAAGCAATCACCAAGAGCAGACTATTTGGCGTGTTCTCCGACGGCGGGTCATCCGCGCGACCCGTGAGACTTCCCGTCCTAACCGAGCCTATCTCACGACGCCGTTGGATACGGTCCGTCTCGTCAACAAGCTCCTCCCAAAACCGTCGTACAGCGGCGCGTGACGATCCTCGGCCCTCGGGTAGCACATCACCTCGCGACGGCCGTCGTTCGCTGCGTCGCTGCGGGTCTTGGCTAGTGTCTCCACCCCCCCTGCCCTTTCCTTTGCAATCTTCCGCGTTCTACATCCGCGTGGGCAGGCGCGCCCGGGCCGCAGCTTTGGGCGTCGACGCCGCGCATGGTTGCCCGGCATTGCGGCTGGGTCAGAGAACGTAATGCGGGCGAAACTCCGCCCGCACAATAGCTACGCGCGGGAGCAACGTCGCTCAGGTGATCATGTCCCACCCAGTGTAATCGCCCATTGCACCGTACTGCATGCAGTGCTCACCGCTATACCCTCGCGAGTCGGCCGCGACGCTTCTTGCCGTGAATAATGCAACAGCAAGGCAGAACGGCGGCCATCCGCAAAAAGAGCCGGCGGCGATTAAGATTCCGTGAAACTTCCCGAATTTTACTTCCCCGCCGGTGCATTCGTCGTTAGTCTACCGGCATCAGCTGAGGGTGCGATGTGCACGCCCTCTCCCCGCCTCGCCCCGGTTCACCCCTCCAGGGTTGCCGGTGCCCCCCCTAACCTGGAGAAAGTCTAATGCTTGGGAAATTGAGTTGTGCTGCGCTGTGCGCAGCGCTCGTATCGTTCGCCGGCGGCGCCGCGGCCGACCACATCTGGATCAACGAGTTCCATTACGACAACGACGGTGCAGACGCCAACGAGTTCGTTGAAGTCGCCGTCCGGTCCGGCCCCGCGTTCAATCCCGCTGATTTCTCGGTGCAGCCCTACAACGGCAACGGCGGTGCCACGTACGGCACAGCTCAGCCCCTCTCGGCATTCACCGTCGGCGCTACTTCCCCGATCGCAGGAAGTGTCGAGTCGGTCACGTTCTACAGCTTCGTCTTCACCGGCACCGACTCGAACGGGCTTCAGAACGGCGCGCCCGACGGCCTCGCACTCGTTAATACGGTCACGCCGTCAGTCGTTGAGTTCCTCAGCTACGAAGGCTCGTTCATGGCGACGAATGGACCCGCCATGGGCGCGACTTCGGTCGATATTGGCGTCTCAGAGACAGACGACGGCGTCCTGACCTCGCTTGGGCTGGTCGGCGCCGGATCCTCTGCCGCCGACTTCACTTGGGCGCTGATTGCGGACGGCTCTGCGACGCCTGGCGCCGTCAATACCGGTCAAACCTTAGGCCCGGCTGCAGTACCCGAACCCGCCAGCATCGCCCTGATGGCCCTCTGCGTCGCCGGCGTTGTGGGGATGCGATATCGCCTTGGCTAACGGCGAGAGGTCCTAGCGATCGTTTGCAGCCGCGGGTCGCCAGCCCCGCGGCTGCTTTAAAGGAGAAAGGTCATCCCGCAACTTCGTATACTGCAGTTCCGCTCGGTTCAAATAGCACGATAGGAAGATTCTATTATGAGGCTCGCTCAGCTTATTGGGTGCCTATCGGCCACCCTTGCGTTTGCAACCCCAGTTTGCGCCGTCGAACTCGCAAGGGCGGTAACCCCGACGCTCTCAGGCGAAACGAACGTCACAGGTTTCTCGATCGGAACTCCGACGGGGTTCCTCGCCCCGGTTTATACCTACTGGGTCGATTTCGCGGGCTCGGGCGACACCTTTGGCTACTCAGCACGTTTTAACGTTGACAACCCGAGTACCGACCCCATCGAGATCGATCCGGCATTTGCCTTGCTCGACGATACTGCCGGAACATTTCCGACGGACATGGTCGGGATCGTCAAGTCAACCGATTTTGATAATTTCTTTGGCATCAGCGACACCGTAAACCCCGACACCAATGGACCGGCCACGGGAGGCACGGCTGTCACGGAGACCGCTCTGTTCACGGCGACATGGAGCTTTGACGTGTCCGCGGCGGTGGGCGGGCTGACGATTGGAATTGACCTAGCCGCGATGGGAGACTTTGAAGCCACGGGGAGCACGGCGGATATGTTCGCCTTCTCATACTCGTTCGACGGTGCAAACTTTGTTGATTTCTTGCCGACGGTTGTTAGAGAAGACATCGACAATGCTTCCTATACCCTCGAAGCCGGCACGGTAGTGCTGCTCAACGACCCCGTAGAGGCCGACTCCACGCTGCTGACCAACGAGTTCCGTACGTTCAGCAGCTCAATTGGAGCGGCTCAATCGTCGACCCTTTCGGTCCGCTTTACGGGCCAAACTGATGCTGCGGCTGAGGGCCTGGCGTTTCGAAACCTCACGGTTTCTGACAACGACATCAGCGCCGGCACGGTGGGCGACTACAACAACGACGGCGTTGTCGACGCCGCCGACTACACCGTTTGGCGCGATAACCTGGGCCTGGATGGCTCTGGACTTTCCAACCGCGACCCCTCGCAAACAGGCCCCGTTGACGGCGCCGACTACAGTTTCTGGAAAGGCACTTTTGGCCAGCCCGCGGTCGCCGCCATCGCCGGATCGTCGGTCCCCGAGCCCAGCACGCTGTTGATCGCCCTATCGGCCGGTCTGGCGCTCGTCGGCTCTCGTCGGTTTGCAGCTTGCTGAGACCGCCTTTCTATTGAACTGCTACCGCGAGCGGGCGCCGGGCCTCTAACCCGACGCCCGCTTCTTTGCTTGCTAGGCCTGTTTGGTTGTTGGTTCACTGCATCAGTCAGACATAGCCTTCTCGACCGTCGCATTGACGCGTATTGGGGAGGATCCCACCTGTGGTGGACGTCCGTCTCAGTCCTTTCCCGTCTCATGATCGTTGACGTGCTTCTTCATCGTCTCGATCGACTTCGGCACGCCGCGGAGTGTGCCGCCCCGGAGCCGCTCGTTGGTCAGTTCGGGATCTGGCGGGTTGATCTGGCCGAAAGCCACCGGTGAGTCGTCGACCATAGCACAGACGGTCAGCCACCCCCGACAACCCAGCTCGGAACTCCTGCGGTCCCTCGGGATGCATTGCCCACACCCGCGTCTGTTCGGCGGCGTATCCCTGTGGCCCTAGGTTGCGGGCGGCGTCGCGATAGACCTCGGCATCGAGTTCGGCGTCGGCTGACATGTAATCTCTGAGCGTCATCGTGTCTGGTGAACGTCTCGCGGACCGCCGCTCACGTTCAACCGCCTGTTCCGCGCTTTTCGTCTTCGCCATGTCGTCCTGTAGTACGCCCTGTCGCCCTGCAGGACAAATGGGACCTGAATTTGGAAGCTATTGCTCAACCATGTTGCCGAGCGCACCGACCACTGTTATCGAACCTGCAGCCGCTCGCTGCTAGTGCACTGCGTCACTATTGCGTGAACATAAAGTGATCCCCCGGCGTAGCATGATGAGGCCTCACATCTCACCGGACGGAGCCTTGGCCATGCGGGTAGCGGTTGCGATCACGTTGACGGACGACGAGCGGAAGACACTGATGAAGTGGAGCCGCGGGCGCAGCACGCCGATGCGGCTGGTGAAGCGGGCCCAGGTGGTGCTGTTGGCCGCGGCCGGGAAGACCAACTTGGAGATCGCTGAGCAGGTGGGCATGGCGCGTCGGCCGGTCGGGTTGTGGCGGAAGCGGTTCGCCGAGGGTCGGCTGGCGGCGATCGAGAAGGACGCCCCGCGGCCAGGCCGCCCCAGCCCCGAGCGTGACTCGCTGACGCGACGGATCCTCGAAGCCACGACCCAGACCAAGCCGAAGCAGGCCACGCACTGGAGCACCCGCTCGCTTGCGGCGGAGCTGGGGGTGAGCGACGCGCGGGTCGCCCGCGTGTGGCGGGCGCACGGCCTGCAGCCGCACCGCGTCAAGACCTTTAAGGTGTCGAACGACCCTGACTTCGCCGAGAAGGTGCACGACGTGGTCGGCTTATACCTCAACCCGCCGGAGCACGCGATCGTGCTG from Pirellulimonas nuda includes:
- a CDS encoding DUF1559 domain-containing protein; its protein translation is MTSTLTAWRSRQGFTLVELLVVIAIIGILVALLLPAVQSAREAARRTQCLSQLKQLGLASINHHDTAGSFPIGQEMRPTNNYTKSTFLIELLPYLEEQTVYSRWDFETSLANVSNDPAISLAATEIGVLVCPSDQFESKLIQFRTAPSAFPSGSASGNAPGYYSPTSYAGNYGTGSYYLKNSQFAIKPNGVYFLTGPDATLKAPHSLVQNHQNLKPIRMRNITDGSSKTFLIGEKYHADPFFDTWTSNNSGMKMHEVSPWAWMGGTKGMAALFCSSAVGINLLAEDFQSSSNSFFSQDRRFNGWGSGHPGVSGFVNCDGSATFLAEDIDLVTLQSLSTRAGEEVIDAQ
- a CDS encoding PEP-CTERM sorting domain-containing protein produces the protein MLGKLSCAALCAALVSFAGGAAADHIWINEFHYDNDGADANEFVEVAVRSGPAFNPADFSVQPYNGNGGATYGTAQPLSAFTVGATSPIAGSVESVTFYSFVFTGTDSNGLQNGAPDGLALVNTVTPSVVEFLSYEGSFMATNGPAMGATSVDIGVSETDDGVLTSLGLVGAGSSAADFTWALIADGSATPGAVNTGQTLGPAAVPEPASIALMALCVAGVVGMRYRLG